From Pseudoalteromonas rubra, one genomic window encodes:
- a CDS encoding TetR/AcrR family transcriptional regulator encodes MTQLTEKQQAILSAAVEEFAQRGLQATTMEAICSAAGVSKRTLYKHYATKEALFDAVVISLIERIQPITTIQFIPNYDFEVQLRHLADSAVSLLSDKDYIKLSRIVMIESMRCQAQADRLNSKFSQCEAAMSLWFEEASRAGCLGTFSAPFAAAFFWGALKRLTFWDQAIRWQAPLAEADLDAFVDQACQLFCGGIKYVTQQPT; translated from the coding sequence GCAGCGGTAGAAGAATTTGCACAACGGGGTCTACAGGCGACCACAATGGAAGCGATATGCAGTGCTGCCGGGGTATCCAAACGCACTTTATATAAGCATTACGCAACGAAAGAAGCCCTATTTGATGCCGTGGTTATTTCGCTAATTGAAAGAATACAACCTATTACGACCATTCAGTTTATCCCTAACTATGATTTTGAAGTGCAACTAAGACACCTGGCTGACAGTGCCGTGTCTTTACTGTCGGATAAAGACTACATCAAGCTATCCCGCATAGTGATGATCGAGTCTATGCGTTGCCAGGCACAGGCAGACAGACTCAATAGTAAGTTCAGTCAATGTGAAGCAGCCATGAGTCTGTGGTTTGAAGAGGCCTCGAGGGCAGGTTGTCTTGGTACTTTCTCAGCGCCTTTTGCGGCTGCTTTTTTTTGGGGCGCATTAAAGCGGCTGACGTTTTGGGATCAGGCGATCCGCTGGCAGGCGCCCCTGGCTGAAGCGGATCTGGATGCTTTTGTCGATCAGGCCTGTCAGTTGTTTTGTGGTGGCATAAAATATGTCACGCAACAACCGACCTGA